The genomic interval GCTATAATCATTATGATGGATAAAGCTGTAACAGCCATTCTTTTATTCCAAATATTTTTCATTTTCGTTTCTCTCCCTAATTCCCTGATGTGTTTGTATTCTATTTGAACCAAACTTATTATTTAGTTTTCTGACTTTTTTTTGTACTGATTTGCTGCAGCTATTAGTTCTTCTGCATGTTTTAAAGTAACTGATGAAACATTCCCTCCGCTCATCATCAGTGCAGATTCATGGATTCTTTCCTGATCATTCAATGGAAGAATGCTTGTTTTCGTTGTGTTCTCTTTCATTTCTTTCACAATTCTATAATGCTCGTCCGCCATCACAGCAAGCTGGGCATGATGTGTGATACATAACACCTGCTGATCCTTAGAAATGTGATACAGCTTTTCAGCCATCGCTTGTGCTACACGACCACTAACCCCCGTATCCACTTCATCAAAAATCAGGGTCGATACAGGCTCCACTTTAGCAAAGACTGATTTCAAAGCAAGCATTAAACGTGAAAGCTCTCCACCAGAAGCGATTTTTGATAAAGGCTTTAGAGGCTCCCCTGGATTTGGGGCCATGTAAATCGTAACTTCATCCCAGCCTTCAGCACGAATAGCTCTAGCTTCCCCAGCAAGCTCTACTTTTTCCCCTGATTGAACAGGAGTAATGTGAATGCTTATAACGGTATGGTCCATATGTAGACCAGATAATTCAGCTTTAATCCTCTTTTCTAACTCCTTCGCAATGGCTGTTCGTACACGTGTTAAATTCCTTGCTTCCACAAGCAGGTCTTCCAGTATATACTCTTGTTTTTGCTTCAGTTCATCTAAACGTTCTTCTTTATGTACAATTGAATCAAGCTCATCTTCAATTTTTGATGCATAGACAAGAATATCAGAAATGGTTGCTCCATATTTACGTTTTAGCTGATCCACAATTTGAAGGCGTGACTCTATTTCATTAAGTCGTTCTGGATCCACTTCCATTTGATCCTGATAGCGACTTAACTGCTGTACAGCCTCCTCTAATTGATAAAATGCCGCCTCAACCTGCTCGGTAGGATCTGCAAGCTGATCATCGTATTCCACAAGCTCCTGAAGGTAAGACAAAGCTAACCCCATAGAATCAACAGCTCCTCCATCATTTTGAAGAGCCTCGTAGGATGCCATCACCCCCTTAAATAGCTTTTGGGCATGAGTATGCTTACGCTTTTCCTTAATTAGCTCCTCTTCTTCCTCTGGAACTAACTGTGCAGCTGCTATTTCATCAAACTGAAACTTCAATAAATCTAAACGCTGAGCCAATTGCTGCTCATTTTCTAGTAGCTGTTTAATCTGAGAGCTTACCTTTTTATATTGTTCAAATAAGTGACGGTATTCCTGCTTGTGTTGAAAGATATCCTCCTTGGCAAAATCATCAAGCATCGTAAGATGATTTTCATCCTGAAGTAGGCTTTGATGTTCATATTGTCCGTGGATATCGATAATTGCTTGTCCAATCTCGCGGAGAATAGCTAATGTAACAAGCTTTCCATTAATTCGGCAGATACTTTTCCCTTGTGAGCTAATATCTCTACGCAAAATTAATGTCTGATCTTCGGCCTCAATTCCTAGCTCAGTTAACAAAGCAAACACATAATGACCAGCTTTCAAATCAAATAAACCTTCTATTTCTGCTTTTGCTGTACCATGTCGAACGTAATCTACAGATGCTCTGCCTCCAATTAATAGCGAAACAGCATCGAGGATAATGGATTTTCCAGCCCCTGTTTCGCCTGTCATAACAAGAAGACCTTGACCAAATGATACGGTTAATGATTCGATAATTGCAAAATTCCGAATGCTTAGCTCTTGAAGCATATGATCTCACCCTACTCCATAAAAAAGTCTGATCTTGCTTTTTAGCTCTTTACAATAACCCTAAAATACGTTCTACAATGAGCTCCGTTTCCTCACGCTTCTTACAGATAATTAAAATCGTATCATCTCCACTGATATTCCCCATGATTTCTGGCCAATCCAAATGATCGATTAATACCCCCACTGTATTGGCATTACCAGGCAAAGTTTTGATGACAATTAGATTTTCTGTATGATCTACACCAACAAAACTATCTACAAGAACACGTGATAGCTTTTGCAAAGGATTGTATCTTTGGTCAGCTGGTAAAGAATATTTATACTTCCCATCCATCAAAGGAACCTTGATTAAGCTTAGCTCCTTAATATCACGGGAAACGGTAGCTTGAGTAACGTTAAACCCTGCATTACGCAAAAAATCAACGAGCTCATCCTGAGTCTCAACGTTATTTTTAGCAATAATTTCTCGGATTCGAATATGGCGTTGTGCTTTATTCATCCTACAGCCTCTTTTCTACATACCATTTATTTTCTATTCAACAGCATGATGAAACTTGCTTTTGATAACATCAAAAAAAGAACGATCCTTCCATTTAATGAGAGTAGTTGTAAAAGGGGAACGTTTAATTTTGATCTGATCAAAAATTTCTAGCTCAAACCCAATCTGTCCATCAATGGACAACCCTAACTCATTATGTGTTGCACTAACCTCTATCGTTATTTCTTCATCCGCTGAAAGGATTATAGGACGCGCTGTTAAACTGTGAGGACATACAGGTGTAAGCAATAAGGCATCCATATTTGGAGCTACGATTGGTCCCCCTGCAGACATTGAATAGGCTGTAGAACCAGTAGGGCTTGAAATAATTAATCCATCTCCAAAAAAGGTATTTAGCTCCTTATTATCCAACAGAATCTTACATGTTATCATTCTACTGTAAGATCCCTTAGCTATTCCCACGTCATTTAGGGCAGTCCATGATTGAATGAGAGAGCCAGCGCGATAAAGCTCCGCTTCAAGCATCATTCTTTCTTCGGTCTTGTATTGCTTTTGCACAATAAAATCCAGCATATCAGGTAAATCATCTGGTTCTGCCTCAGAGAGAAACCCTAAGTGACCAAGATTAATCCCTAAAATAGGGATATCATGCTTGGCAAAATCCCTAGCAATACCCAAAATACTTCCGTCTCCCCCAAAAACAAATAAAATATCTACTTTCAAAGGAAATTCTTCATACGCCAAAGAAAGGTCTTCACGCCCAATATGCTTGGCCACTCTGGGCTCAACCCATACCTGAATCCCTTTTTCCTCCATCAAAGGAATCAATTCTCTAGCTACGATAAGTGCTTTTGGTTTTCCACGGTTAATAGCTAAGCCAATTTGCAATGCCTTCATTTGTTTCTCCTCTTAGTTCCACACGTGTTTTCTTTCTTTATTAGCTTTTGGCAAGTTGATTGTGTGCGGCTTGCACAATATCTGAAATCCTACTCATCCATAATGGATCTATTTCCAAATCTAACTTCTCTAGCTCCTGCTCGGGTTTTGCAGCCTCTTTTTGTAAATGAACTAAAAACTCTATATTTCCTTCTCCTCCCGTAATAGGAGAATAATCAAGATTTTTCAAAGCAAAGCCTACGCCTTGAGCAAAACTAAGAACGCGAGTAAGAACCTCCCGATGAATACGTGCCTCTCGTACAACACCTTTTTTTCCTACCTGATCCTTACCTGCCTCAAACTGAGGTTTAATCAACGCAACCACTTCACCAGATTGACAAAGAAGCTGATATAGGACAGGGAGGATCAAGCGAAGGGAGATAAAGGAAACATCTATGGTCGCAAACTTAGGTAAGCCATGCTTTAAATCCTGTGCTTCTACATAACGAAAGTTCGTTCTCTCCATCACAACAACCTGTTCATGTGAACGTAGCTTCCAATCAAGCTGATTATAGCCTACATCTAAAGCATATACTAGCTTAGCTCCATTTTGAAGAGCACAGTCTGTAAAACCACCAGTTGATGCACCTATATCAATCACTGTTTTATCCTTAAGATCTAAATCAAAGGATTCAATCGCTTTCTCAAGCTTAAGTCCACCTCTACTCACATATTTCAAAGTAGAGCCTTTTACTTCAAATGCAGTATCTAAAGGAACCTTTGTCCCTGGTTTATCTAGACGCTCCGTTTTAGAAAAAACCAAACCTGCCATCACTGCACGTTTGGCTTTCTCTCTTGTATCAAAAAAACCATGCTGAACGAGCAGCACATCAATTCTTTCCTTCGCTGCCATCTTATGCCCTCTGAGCTTTTCTATCAATATTATACGTTTCTTTAACTCTTTGAATGAGTTGCTCCACAGTTAATCCTGCCTCTTGACGTTGCTCTGACACCGAACCATGCTCAATAAATTCATCAGCAACACCCATTCTCTCAATCACGATATCTTTTACATTATTTTCACTATAAAATTCTAATACAGCACTACCAAAGCCACCAGCTAACGCATGTTCCTCAATGGTAATTAAGTGCATTCCTTTTTCAGCTAGAGTTAGAAGCATCTTTTCATCTAAAGGTTTAATAAAGCGAGCATTAATAACAGTAGGAGAAATGCCTTCTTTACTCAAAGCTTCGGCTGCTTTTAAGGCTACTTGAACCATTGGTCCAACAGCTAATATCGCACACTTTCTTCCTTCCTTCAGAACCTCCCATGTTCCCAGTTCAATGAGCTGAGGTTCTTCATCGAATGGTACACCAACTCCTAAGCCTCTAGGATATCTAACGGCTGTCGGTCCATCCACTTGCATAGCCGTATACATTAAATTACGGAACTCATTTTCATCCTTACCCATCATGATTTGCATATTAGGTAAATGTCTTAAAAAAGCAATATCATAGACCCCATGATGTGTCTCTCCATCAGCACCAACAAAGCCAGAGCGATCTACGGCAAATGTTACAGGGAGATTCTGTCTAGCTACATCATGTACGACTTGATCATAACCACGCTGTAAGAAGGTTGAGTAGATAACACAAATTGGCTTAAGACCCTGAGTAGCTAAACCTGCACTCATTGTGACAGCATGCTGTTCTGCAATACCCACGTCAAAAAATCGATCTGGAAATCTCTGAGCAAAACCATGCATCCCAGAACCTGAAGACATTGCAGGCGTAATCGCAACAACTTCCGGATACTTCTCTGCTAACTCATTCAGTACACCACCAAAAACCTTTTTATAGTCCTGTGGACCGTCCACACTCTTGATAAATTCACCAGATTCGATTTTATATGGACCGCCCCCATGCCAAGAATCCGAATCTGCTTCAGCCGGTGCATATCCTTTTCCTTTTTTAGTAATCACATGCATCAGCACTGGACCCTTTGTCCGTTTAGCCTGCTTGAAGCACGTAACTAATTCTTCTACACTATGTCCATCAATCGGACCTAAATACGTATACCCAAGCTCCTCAAAGAAAATACCTGAAACAAACAGGTATTTAAGCGAAGCTTTTACCCTTTCAGCTGTTTTCGCTAATGTTCCTCCAACAGCTGGAATCTTATGAAGAAGATATTCAAGCTCTTCCTTCACCCATTTATATTGCTTTGCCGTTCTAAGCTTACCCAAATGATTATGCAAGGCCCCTACATTTGGGGAAATAGACATTTCGTTGTCATTTAGAACTACAATTAAGTCCTTTTGTTCATGCCCGATATGGTTGAGAGCTTCTAGTGCCATACCTCCAGTAAGTGCACCATCTCCAATCACCGCAACAACGTGGTTCTTTTCTTTCTTAATGTCTCTTGCAATTGCCATACCCATCGCTGCAGAAAGGGATGTACTACTATGACCCGTTTCCCATACGTCATGCTCACTTTCACGCATTTTAGGAAAGCCACATAACCCTTTGTACTGTCTTAGCGTATTAAACTTGTCCATTCTCCCTGTTAACATCTTATGGACATAAGCCTGATGTCCTACATCCCAAATAAATTTGTCTTTTGGAGAATCAAAAAGCTGGTGTAAAACAAGAGTTAGCTCAACAACACCAAGATTAGGTGCTAGATGACCACCTGTTACAGATAAATTTCGAATAAGAAACTCACGGATTTCTTCAGCTAATTGATTTAACTCCTGATTAGATAACCCTTTTAATTGGTTTGGATTTTGGATATCTTCAAGTCTCACGTAAGACCCTCACTTTCCTCTTGCATAAGTTCATCCTTCTATTGCTTTCTATTAACATAGGTTCTCCATCAACATCTTTTATCGATCTATGATTTTTACGTTAAGTTTCTAAGCTTTGAAGATCAATGTATCGTTAAATAACATCAAGATTAGGAGATAGGACTTTCAAATTTCCTGTCCATGCCACCTTGTGAAAATTGCCGCTAACACAGGTGTGATAACGGCAATAAGTCCACTCTATGTACATTCAACAAGCCCATTATATCACAATGCCTCTATACCCTCAATCTCAAGATCAGAAACCAGAGTTGGCCTAAACTAATAATCCCTTTGAACCATGAAATCGGCTAAATCGGCTAATCGATCTGATAGAACCTCCGCTTTTGCTAAAGCTTCCTTTGATTGCTGGACATGCTGGTGTAGTTGCTCTTTAGCACCTTCTACTCCTAATAAGGAGACAAAAGTTGATTTATCATTGTCTTTATCACTACCAACTTTTTTCCCCAGCTTCGCTTCATCACCTATTTCATCCAATATATCATCTTGAATTTGGAATGCTAATCCTATATGCTTTGCATAAGTCGTTAAATGGATGACTTGATCTGGTGAAGCTTGTCCGATGTAGCAGCCCATTCTAACAGCGCTAGTAAGAAGGTCGGCCGTTTTCCTCTCATGGATATAGTAGAGCTCATCTATCGTAAGCTTCTTGTCCTCTCCCAGCATATCAGCAGCTTGTCCCCCAACCATTCCATTTGGTCCTGCTAACAGAGAAAATTCCTGAAACATCGTCACAAATTGTTCAGGCTTCATACCTTCTGCGTTTTTAGCTAGTAGGTAAAAGGCATGAGTTAAAAGAGCATCTCCAGCCAATATAGCCATAGCTTCTCCGAAAACTTTGTGATTCGTTAGCTTCCCACGACGATAATCATCATCGTCCATAGCAGGCAGATCATCATGAACAAGCGAATACGTATGCACCATTTCAAGAGCACATGCGGCATGCTTTCCTTTTAAAGGATCGTGTCCCAAAGCGTCAAGGGTAGCAAAAAGAAATATGGGTCTAATTCGTTTTCCACCAGCTAAAAGAGAATATTCCATAGCTTCTAAAAGGGGAGGTGGGGCTTGTAAATCGGCGATACACTTCTTTAATTCTACATCCATTTTTCCTGCCCAATCTTTGATAAATGAGGATAATTGCTGACTCATGTAGACTCCTCCTCAATATCAAAATCCTTCTTCACAAACCCGTCATTTTCCTCCACTAATATCTGAACCTTCTTCTCCACTTGCTCTAGCTTTTGGTGACACGCTTGAGAAAGCTTCATTCCTTCTTGAAATAGCTCAATCGCTTGCTCTAGAGGAACCTCACCAGCCTCTAGCTGATCTACGATTGTTTCTAGCTTGTCCATCGCCTCTTCAAATGAAAGAGTGGACGATTTGTTACCGTGTTCCTGCTGCTCTTTACTCATTAGATTGATCCTCCTTTATTCCCCATACCTGACATTCAAGCTCTCCATCATGCATCTGGACTTTTAGAGGCTGCCCAGGTTCAATTTCCTTGGTTGAACGATAGAGGACTGTTTTCTCATGATTATATAGTAGGGAGTATCCTTTTGTCATAATTTTAAGTGGGCTGAATGCATCCAACTGAAACATCACAAACTGTGTTTGCTCCCTCTTTTTTTCTAAGATTCGTTGCATCCCCTTCGCAAGACCACCCGTTAATCGATCTATACGCTCCTTTTGTTGCTGAATTCTATAGCTAAGATTTGTTTGAAGTAGCTGCCTTCTACTTTGCTGGATTATCAGCTTATGCTGCTGTAGGAGCTGATTCATTCCTTTCCCTAACCGCATTAGAGCGTGATCCAGCTCTTGCTCCTTCTGCCTAACAATCTGCATAGGGACCTTAAAAGCATATCTATTTTGAAGCTGTAGCAATTCCCTTCTACGTTGATTTAAGGTTCGCTGTAAGCCCCTTTGCATCATTCCCTCAAGCTGCTGAAGCCGACCGTTCATCTCCTGTAGTAAAGGGACAGCAAGTTCCGCAGCTGCAGTTGGAGTTGGAGCACGCAAGTCTGCTACAAAGTCAGAAATGGTGTAATCTGTTTCATGTCCTACTGCTGAAATGATCGGGATGGTTGACTCATAAATAGCTTGGGCTACCATCTCCTCATTAAATGCCCAAAGCTCCTCTATGGAGCCACCCCCTCTTCCCACAATGAGCACTTCAAGCTCATGATCATGTGCCATCCTTATGGCTTGAGAGATCGAAGATGGAGCAAATTCACCCTGAACTAAAACAGGAAAAACAATGACTTCTGCTACAGGGAAACGACGCTTAAGTGTTGTTAATATATCTCGTATCGCAGCACCAGTTGGTGATGTGATCACACCTATTCTTTTGGGTACTCGAGGGATAGCTTTTTTTCTTTCAGGATCAAACCAACCATTGCGCTGAAGCTTCTCCTTTAATTCCTCAAAAGCCTGATACAGCGCTCCAATTCCATCGGGCTCCATATCCTTTACATATAATTGATACTGTCCATCTCTTTCGTAAACATTTACTTCCCCGCGAACAATAACCTTCATTCCATTTTTAGGAAGAAACTTCAAATAGCGGTTATGTCCTGCGAACATAACCGCTTTGATTCGGCTTGAGTCATCCTTTAAGGTAAAATACATATGACCTCTGCTATGATGAACAAAATTAGAGATTTCAGCACGTACCCAAACTTGAGCTAAAACTGGATCATTTTCAATACAGCCTTTAATATGATTCGTTAATTCTTTAACTGATAAGATCTGTTGCTTATTCAACTAACTCCCCCCAATAACACTTATTTCTGTTATCAAGATTGGATTTTGGATACTAAACTAAGGAAGCTGATAGCTTTTGCTTCGCAGCTTCAAGTGTATTCTTTAAGAGCATCGTTCTAGTCATAGGACCTACTCCTCCAGGAACTGGAGTAATGTAGCTAGCTACCTCAGACACTTCATCAAACTGAACATCCCCAACAAGACGCCCCTCGTCCGTACGGCTTACGCCCACATCAATCACAACGGTACCTGGAGAAACATGCTCTCGTTTGATCATATTTGGTCTACCAGCTGCCACAATTAATACATCAGCTTGTTTAGTGACTTCAGCTAAATTCGTGGTTTTTGAATGACAGATTGTCACTGTGGCATGCTCCTGTAGCATCAATAGGGATACAGGCTTCCCTACAATATTACTTCTCCCTATCACGACAACGTGCTTTCCTGCCAGCTCTACTCCTGTTGATTGGATGATTTTTACGACACCAAAGGGAGTACAAGGCAAAAATGTTGAGTTCCCTATGACCATCTGTCCAACATTAGTAGGATGAAAACAGTCTACATCCTTATCTGGAGAAATGGCAAGTAAAACTTCCTTTTCTGAAATATGCTTTGGTAAAGGTAATTGAACTAATATGCCATGAATCGTTGCATCAGCGTTCAGTCTCTCAACATGCTCTAATAATTCTTCCTGAGTCGTTTGTTCAGGAAGTTTAATCACCTGTGAAGCAATTCCTACCTTTTCACAGTCCTTAGCTTTATGAGCTACATAAGACATGGAAGCTGGATCTTCCCCTACTAAAATAACCGTTAGACCAGGCTGTACTCCACTTCTTTGAAGCTGCTCAACCTCTGCTTTAATTTCTTCACGATACTTTTTAGCTAATTCAATTCCACTTATGACTTTCGCTGACACCATATTCTCCTCCATTCCATCACTACATACTATTTTAAGTGTAACCCGTAGGAAAAGGGAAGTAAATACCCGAACGATTGATTCATATATTTCATTGAATGTTCATGTTTAGCGTGATATGTTAAAGTGTGTTCCCGCTATACACGCTACTCCGAATGCATTATCCGTAGCGTAGACTGGATTAGCTAAAATTAACCTTCCCTTTACAGCCCTATGCTCCAAGCGCTTTTTTAATATAGTCGTTATGTAAACATTAGACGCTACTCCACCTACCAGTAAAATATCTTTAATTCCTGTTTGCTTCATGGCCGTAAGCAGTGATTTCTCTATTGTTTTGGCGATATTTCTTTCTACAGCCCTAGCGATATGAGGATAATCAGCAGCAGAGCTTTGTTGTACAAGTCGTAAAGCCGCCGTAGTTGGACCGGAAAAACTAAAATCAACACCCTTGCAAAAGGATGAAATAGTAAAAGAATTCTTTGATTGCTTCAATACACCGTTTAGTTCAGGATCATCCTCACTTGTTTGAGCCAATCTTTCTAAGGACGGCCCACTTGGAAACGGAAGATTTAGAGCAACTCCTACTCGATCAACAAATTGACCGGCGTGTAAGTCTAAGGTTCCTCCTAGCTTCTCAATAGAATAGCCTGCTTCCTTACGTGTACAAAGTAGAACCTCACTTGTCCCACCTGAAAGGTGAACGGCGATAAACTGATCGTCTAGGCTTTCAGAGGCTGTAAACTCTCCTGCTGCAATATGTCCTTCTTGGTGAGAGGTAGAATATAAAGGAACAGAAAGAAAGTGAGCTAACGTCTGAGCTAAGACTTCACCCACTCTAAAAACAGGCATGTATGAATGGTCCATAGGACGAGGCTTTATACTCACTCCTATAGCTTTTATTTGTTGTACCCGAGGCATGGCTTTAAGCATCTCTGACCATTGTCTAAGATGCTCAAATACGGCCTTTGATTGTTGTAATCCAAGCTCACCTTCAGCAACTGGCAAAAGTGGGTTCTGCTCATGAACGATCTGAAAATGCTCATCAATTACACAAAAGGATGTCCGATAATTACTTGTATCAATTCCAAGAAAAGCCATAATCTATGCCCCTTGCTTCACTACGTGAGAAAGGACCCCATTGATAAACTTTCTAGACTCCTCACTGCCGTAAAGCTTTGCCAATTCAACAGCTTCATTAATAGCAACCTGCTGCGGAATATCATCACGGTATTTTATTTCATAGGCTCCTAGTCGTAAAATAGCACGATCAACCAGAGCCAAACGCTCAAAGCTCCAGTTTTTTAAAGCCTCTCGTACAGATTTCTCAATTTCGGATTGATTGGTCGTGATACCCTCGAGCACCTCTTTAATAAAAGCTAAGGACTTCGTATCTATCTTCGATTTTGTTTGCTTTTCTTCACCCTGATCATCAGTATCATCCATATTTTCAATAACCTGCTCTAGAGCCTCTTCCCAGGTACACTTGACCATGTCTACCTGGTAGAGAGCTTGGATAATGAATTCTCTGGCTTTTCTTCTTTTCATTTACCTTCTTCACCTTGTTTCACATGCACACTAACGACATGAACATTGACTTCAATAACATCTAGACCTGTCATGTTTTGAATCGCGGAGTTCACATTTTCTTGCACAGCCGTTGCCACATCAGGTATACGCACACCAAACTCAACAACGATTGATACGTCTATTACCGTTTGTGTTTCTCCTAATTCAACTTTAACACCCTTTGCTAAATTTTTACGACCTAAGCGCTCTGCAATTCCCCCTACAAAGCCCCCACTCATAAATGCTACTCCTTCAATTTCTGATGCAGCTAATCCAGCGATAACTTCAATAACTTCTGGTGCTATTTCAACTTTACCTAGCTCTGAAGTTTGCTCAAACTGAGGAAATGACGTTTCCATTTACAACACCTCCAAAAAAAATTGTCTTCTATTCTTTTTTCCCACCGTGAAGCTCGAGATAATTTGTATTAAAATCCCCACTCACAAATACTTCGTCACTTAGAACTTTCTCATGGAATCCTATGGTTGTATGAATCCCTTCAATCACAAATTCGCTTAAAGCTCTACGCATTCTTAAGATGGCTTCTTCTCTTGTTTTGCCCCAAACGATTAGTTTAGCAATCATGGAATCATAATGGGGAGTAATCACGTAGCCTGGATAGGCACTGCTATCTACACGAACTCCTAATCCTCCTGGAGGTAAATACATCTTAATTTCACCTGGAGAAGGCATAAAATTCTTATCGGGGTTCTCCGCATTGATTCGACATTCAATGGACCAGCCATTAAATTCAATATCCTCCTGAGTAAAGGACAAAGGCTGCCCTGCGGCCACCATGATCTGTTCTTTAATTAGATCGACTCCAGTTATAAGCTCAGTAACAGGATGCTCAACCTGAATCCGGGTATTCATCTCCATAAAATAATAATTCCCGTCTCGATCATAAATAAACTCTATAGTCCCCGCTCCGGAATACTGCACAGCTTTTGCCGCAGCTATAGCCGCTTGACCCATTTCCTCACGTTTACTTGGACTTAGTGCAGGAGATGGCGCTTCTTCGATTAACTTCTGTAATCTCCTTTGTATGGAGCAGTCTCTTTCACCCAAATGGACAGTGTTACCATGATTATCCGCCATAATTTGAATTTCAACATGACGAAAATCCTCTATAAATTTCTCAAGATACACACCTGGATTACCAAAATTTGCAGCTGCCTCCTGCTGTGTAATCTTAATTCCTTTAACTAATTCATCTTCTGTTCTGGCCACACGAATTCCCTTACCACCGCCTCCAGCGGTAGCTTTAATAATCACTGGGTATCCAATGTTTTCCGCAATCTGAACAGCCTCATCACTATCCGCTACCAGTCCGTCAGAGCCAGGAACAATCGGTACACCAGCATCAGTCATCGTATCACGTGCCACTGCCTTTGAGCCCATTTTACTGATAGCCTCTGCGCTTGGTCCAATAAAGGTGATGTTACAGGCCTGACATAGCTCAGCAAAGTCTGCGTTTTCAGCTAAGAAACCATACCCAGGGTGAATAGCATCAGCTTCCACGAGAGTGGCTACGCTCATAATATTAGTAAAGTTTAAATAGCTATCCTTAGAGGATTTCGGCCCTATACAATACGCTTCATCTGCCAAACGAACATGCAAGGAATCTCGATCTGCTTCAGAATACACAGCAACCGTATAAATACCTAGCTCTTTACAGGCACGAATAATTCGCACTGCAATTTCACCACGGTTTGCAATCAATACTTTGTTAAACATAGAGATTCTCCTTCTATTCAGCTTTCACTAAAAATAACGGCTGACCGTACTCAACAAGCTGTCCATTCTCCACTAGAATGTCTACAATCTCGCCTCGTACTTCTGCTTCAATTTCATTCATTAGCTTCATGGCTTCAACAATACAAACAACGCTAGAGTTTGACACCTTATCTCCAGCTTTTATGTATGGATCAGCATCTGGAGCTGGAGCAG from Bacillus horti carries:
- the recN gene encoding DNA repair protein RecN, which gives rise to MLQELSIRNFAIIESLTVSFGQGLLVMTGETGAGKSIILDAVSLLIGGRASVDYVRHGTAKAEIEGLFDLKAGHYVFALLTELGIEAEDQTLILRRDISSQGKSICRINGKLVTLAILREIGQAIIDIHGQYEHQSLLQDENHLTMLDDFAKEDIFQHKQEYRHLFEQYKKVSSQIKQLLENEQQLAQRLDLLKFQFDEIAAAQLVPEEEEELIKEKRKHTHAQKLFKGVMASYEALQNDGGAVDSMGLALSYLQELVEYDDQLADPTEQVEAAFYQLEEAVQQLSRYQDQMEVDPERLNEIESRLQIVDQLKRKYGATISDILVYASKIEDELDSIVHKEERLDELKQKQEYILEDLLVEARNLTRVRTAIAKELEKRIKAELSGLHMDHTVISIHITPVQSGEKVELAGEARAIRAEGWDEVTIYMAPNPGEPLKPLSKIASGGELSRLMLALKSVFAKVEPVSTLIFDEVDTGVSGRVAQAMAEKLYHISKDQQVLCITHHAQLAVMADEHYRIVKEMKENTTKTSILPLNDQERIHESALMMSGGNVSSVTLKHAEELIAAANQYKKKSEN
- the ahrC gene encoding transcriptional regulator AhrC/ArgR, with the protein product MNKAQRHIRIREIIAKNNVETQDELVDFLRNAGFNVTQATVSRDIKELSLIKVPLMDGKYKYSLPADQRYNPLQKLSRVLVDSFVGVDHTENLIVIKTLPGNANTVGVLIDHLDWPEIMGNISGDDTILIICKKREETELIVERILGLL
- a CDS encoding NAD(+)/NADH kinase; translated protein: MKALQIGLAINRGKPKALIVARELIPLMEEKGIQVWVEPRVAKHIGREDLSLAYEEFPLKVDILFVFGGDGSILGIARDFAKHDIPILGINLGHLGFLSEAEPDDLPDMLDFIVQKQYKTEERMMLEAELYRAGSLIQSWTALNDVGIAKGSYSRMITCKILLDNKELNTFFGDGLIISSPTGSTAYSMSAGGPIVAPNMDALLLTPVCPHSLTARPIILSADEEITIEVSATHNELGLSIDGQIGFELEIFDQIKIKRSPFTTTLIKWKDRSFFDVIKSKFHHAVE
- a CDS encoding TlyA family RNA methyltransferase; this encodes MAAKERIDVLLVQHGFFDTREKAKRAVMAGLVFSKTERLDKPGTKVPLDTAFEVKGSTLKYVSRGGLKLEKAIESFDLDLKDKTVIDIGASTGGFTDCALQNGAKLVYALDVGYNQLDWKLRSHEQVVVMERTNFRYVEAQDLKHGLPKFATIDVSFISLRLILPVLYQLLCQSGEVVALIKPQFEAGKDQVGKKGVVREARIHREVLTRVLSFAQGVGFALKNLDYSPITGGEGNIEFLVHLQKEAAKPEQELEKLDLEIDPLWMSRISDIVQAAHNQLAKS
- the dxs gene encoding 1-deoxy-D-xylulose-5-phosphate synthase → MRLEDIQNPNQLKGLSNQELNQLAEEIREFLIRNLSVTGGHLAPNLGVVELTLVLHQLFDSPKDKFIWDVGHQAYVHKMLTGRMDKFNTLRQYKGLCGFPKMRESEHDVWETGHSSTSLSAAMGMAIARDIKKEKNHVVAVIGDGALTGGMALEALNHIGHEQKDLIVVLNDNEMSISPNVGALHNHLGKLRTAKQYKWVKEELEYLLHKIPAVGGTLAKTAERVKASLKYLFVSGIFFEELGYTYLGPIDGHSVEELVTCFKQAKRTKGPVLMHVITKKGKGYAPAEADSDSWHGGGPYKIESGEFIKSVDGPQDYKKVFGGVLNELAEKYPEVVAITPAMSSGSGMHGFAQRFPDRFFDVGIAEQHAVTMSAGLATQGLKPICVIYSTFLQRGYDQVVHDVARQNLPVTFAVDRSGFVGADGETHHGVYDIAFLRHLPNMQIMMGKDENEFRNLMYTAMQVDGPTAVRYPRGLGVGVPFDEEPQLIELGTWEVLKEGRKCAILAVGPMVQVALKAAEALSKEGISPTVINARFIKPLDEKMLLTLAEKGMHLITIEEHALAGGFGSAVLEFYSENNVKDIVIERMGVADEFIEHGSVSEQRQEAGLTVEQLIQRVKETYNIDRKAQRA
- a CDS encoding polyprenyl synthetase family protein, which gives rise to MSQQLSSFIKDWAGKMDVELKKCIADLQAPPPLLEAMEYSLLAGGKRIRPIFLFATLDALGHDPLKGKHAACALEMVHTYSLVHDDLPAMDDDDYRRGKLTNHKVFGEAMAILAGDALLTHAFYLLAKNAEGMKPEQFVTMFQEFSLLAGPNGMVGGQAADMLGEDKKLTIDELYYIHERKTADLLTSAVRMGCYIGQASPDQVIHLTTYAKHIGLAFQIQDDILDEIGDEAKLGKKVGSDKDNDKSTFVSLLGVEGAKEQLHQHVQQSKEALAKAEVLSDRLADLADFMVQRDY
- the xseB gene encoding exodeoxyribonuclease VII small subunit; this encodes MSKEQQEHGNKSSTLSFEEAMDKLETIVDQLEAGEVPLEQAIELFQEGMKLSQACHQKLEQVEKKVQILVEENDGFVKKDFDIEEEST